A stretch of Plesiomonas shigelloides DNA encodes these proteins:
- a CDS encoding phage tail tape measure protein, which yields MADPHGVAPVLTGAGEIKGIRMTGKKYSVTLEAKDALSRVFDSAGKAAERYKTAIGQTREQVQALERSQKLLGEYQGLQRSLAESTTRLAEARRAADAQGASLRIAAAEQRRYAKEMNQAQAVIDALNRELRQNGTLTAAQSRAMAQAQQKIASLTPAHQKAAEAAAKHQRETHKLSGEAARLERSMDGQRQRLARLGGALKLSGAEANRLATYQDRLQRATDKANHALQRQEQRLKTLNAANDKMQKNAELRGALGGDIMATVAAGAPLVALAKKSIDYEASFAGVKKVVDFKDKADEDATRRRMMKLASELGISQTGMTDIVAAAGEAGIGKKADGKTDSNELLEFAASAAKMGGAYDVSSGEAGEILATWRSAMGLTQDQAMQLADYTNQISNEMKARAKDVSAVMNRQGATAMGAGFTDKQSAGLAAAMLAGGATEETAATALKNISGALTKGFSATKSQREALAMIGFNPEQLAKDMQKDAAGTLFKVLEKLKKAKPEDQGAIISQIFGEEVKGAVAKLATNTTLLKKALDMAADSSAYLGSMQKEYDARAQTRAHRIAQVSAKIERISIALGDMLLPMVDDLLEPVAKLADAGSELMETSESARTTVSWLLKAGAALVGLKVGIVVLKGLGSLVSDIIQVGRIGKAKLGDMTSRTARSSERAARGLEAVNRQLDRMGKSHGALPLESIDGIHPRTKRRRKKRGLGKGLSLLGLGAGIASFSASADATDMLSTGADLADGAREVLDAGGPLMQRIGKFFKPLHYLLAGSSLASTVMTGDRQQIGSVAGDLAGSAAGGWAGASAGAALGTLILPGVGTAVGGALGGLGGSLLGGDLGSAIGEQLASSDILTAIANRIGSWFGGESQNKTDAMFKGDPSEKIRQAPSRDVSVDNKFEIKFDIKASGDPEQDNALAQKIQAQLSNLIPSLLSNSLSLDTRLDASLAGLGSD from the coding sequence ATGGCGGATCCCCACGGCGTTGCGCCGGTACTCACTGGCGCTGGCGAGATTAAAGGTATCCGAATGACGGGTAAAAAATATTCGGTCACGCTGGAAGCGAAAGATGCGCTGTCCCGAGTATTTGACAGTGCGGGGAAAGCGGCTGAGCGATACAAAACGGCCATTGGCCAGACCCGTGAGCAGGTGCAAGCGCTCGAGCGCTCACAAAAGCTGCTGGGTGAATATCAAGGATTGCAGCGTTCACTGGCAGAGAGCACGACCCGCTTAGCTGAGGCGCGACGCGCCGCTGATGCACAGGGGGCCAGTTTGCGGATCGCCGCGGCAGAGCAGCGTCGCTATGCCAAGGAGATGAATCAGGCTCAGGCGGTGATTGATGCCTTGAACCGTGAGTTGCGGCAAAACGGCACACTGACAGCGGCGCAAAGCCGCGCCATGGCGCAGGCACAGCAGAAGATAGCCAGTCTGACACCGGCTCATCAGAAAGCGGCGGAGGCGGCCGCCAAGCATCAACGCGAAACCCATAAACTGAGCGGTGAAGCTGCGCGGCTGGAGCGGTCCATGGATGGACAACGACAGCGGTTAGCCCGCTTGGGCGGTGCGCTTAAACTCTCGGGGGCAGAGGCAAACCGATTAGCGACCTATCAAGATCGCCTACAACGGGCGACAGACAAGGCGAATCACGCGCTGCAACGACAAGAACAACGGCTAAAAACGCTCAATGCGGCCAACGACAAGATGCAGAAGAATGCAGAACTGCGTGGGGCGTTGGGTGGTGACATTATGGCTACCGTGGCCGCTGGCGCACCGTTGGTCGCGTTAGCGAAAAAGTCGATTGATTATGAGGCCAGCTTTGCCGGCGTGAAAAAGGTCGTCGATTTTAAAGATAAAGCCGACGAAGACGCCACCCGTCGCCGCATGATGAAACTGGCCTCGGAGCTGGGGATCTCCCAAACGGGGATGACGGACATTGTGGCGGCGGCCGGTGAAGCCGGGATCGGTAAAAAGGCGGATGGTAAAACCGACAGTAATGAACTGCTGGAGTTTGCTGCATCGGCCGCAAAAATGGGGGGGGCCTATGATGTTTCCTCGGGAGAAGCGGGGGAGATTTTAGCCACGTGGCGCAGCGCGATGGGCTTAACCCAAGACCAAGCCATGCAGCTGGCCGACTACACCAATCAGATCAGTAATGAGATGAAGGCGCGTGCCAAGGATGTGTCTGCGGTGATGAATCGCCAAGGTGCGACGGCCATGGGCGCGGGCTTTACTGATAAGCAATCCGCCGGTCTTGCTGCCGCCATGTTGGCCGGTGGGGCCACTGAAGAAACCGCCGCGACAGCGCTGAAAAATATCTCAGGGGCACTTACCAAGGGCTTTTCTGCCACCAAAAGTCAGCGCGAGGCCTTGGCCATGATCGGGTTTAATCCCGAGCAGTTGGCGAAAGACATGCAGAAAGATGCGGCCGGTACCTTGTTTAAGGTGCTCGAGAAGCTGAAAAAAGCCAAGCCTGAAGATCAAGGAGCCATCATCAGCCAGATTTTCGGTGAGGAGGTCAAAGGGGCAGTGGCCAAGTTGGCCACCAATACCACCTTACTGAAAAAAGCCCTCGATATGGCCGCGGACAGCAGCGCTTATCTCGGCTCGATGCAAAAAGAGTATGACGCGAGAGCACAAACTCGGGCGCACCGTATTGCACAGGTAAGCGCCAAGATTGAGCGCATCTCCATCGCGCTGGGCGATATGTTGCTGCCGATGGTCGATGACTTGCTAGAGCCGGTGGCTAAATTAGCGGATGCCGGCTCCGAGCTGATGGAAACTTCCGAGTCAGCAAGAACGACCGTGAGCTGGTTATTGAAAGCCGGCGCCGCACTGGTTGGGCTGAAAGTGGGGATCGTGGTCCTAAAAGGGCTAGGCTCGCTGGTCTCCGACATCATCCAAGTGGGGCGTATCGGTAAGGCTAAGTTAGGTGATATGACGAGCCGCACCGCTCGCTCATCTGAACGTGCGGCGCGCGGGCTGGAGGCCGTGAATCGTCAGCTAGACCGGATGGGAAAATCCCACGGGGCTTTGCCATTGGAGTCAATAGACGGCATCCACCCTCGCACTAAAAGGCGCAGAAAGAAACGGGGCTTGGGTAAAGGGCTTAGCTTACTGGGATTAGGCGCGGGTATTGCGAGCTTTTCCGCATCTGCGGATGCCACGGATATGCTCTCAACCGGAGCAGACTTGGCTGATGGGGCTCGCGAGGTGCTGGATGCCGGTGGGCCACTTATGCAGCGGATCGGAAAGTTCTTTAAACCTCTGCATTACCTACTAGCAGGTTCATCGCTGGCTAGCACGGTTATGACCGGTGATCGTCAGCAGATAGGGAGTGTTGCTGGAGACCTTGCGGGAAGCGCCGCCGGCGGTTGGGCGGGTGCATCGGCTGGCGCAGCATTGGGCACGCTAATTTTGCCTGGTGTGGGCACGGCGGTGGGTGGTGCGTTAGGCGGTCTGGGCGGCTCATTATTGGGCGGTGATCTCGGTAGTGCAATCGGCGAGCAGCTGGCAAGCAGTGATATCTTGACGGCGATTGCGAACCGCATCGGCAGTTGGTTTGGTGGAGAGAGCCAGAATAAAACGGATGCCATGTTTAAGGGCGATCCATCCGAGAAAATCAGGCAGGCTCCATCACGTGATGTCAGTGTAGATAACAAGTTTGAGATTAAATTTGATATCAAGGCGTCAGGGGATCCGGAGCAAGATAACGCGCTGGCGCAGAAAATTCAGGCCCAACTCTCCAACCTCATTCCTTCATTACTCAGCAACTCATTATCACTGGATACACGGTTAGATGCTTCATTAGCCGGTTTAGGGAGTGATTGA
- a CDS encoding baseplate J/gp47 family protein: MFNPAIDRIPVPQALQYEPFSQKYPRLKQAFLQCLTAIRPEDVTAVEQTLENDAEILTILLQYLTEVMVFEDRKRNKQFESLLMLFAKGDSLDARAADFGVFRQTLKKGNPNAYPPQPDEMESDRDLLIRALLAPFGFGTTGSRTAYRFHAMTLGERPTISVEKPQANEVVLRYRFADESPVGKVLDAQARCEAPGTGNVSLYILSRETAEGIPSEALIKEVAAYLSRDDIELETDVLSVKAPTITHYKIHAKLYGRPTPDGLIDIEPVTAALQEYAQATHRLNGRVDLSMLYFTLQQAQRVVRVELSEPAASIVCDYKTAPYCTGIKLEVAYE, translated from the coding sequence ATGTTTAATCCGGCGATAGACCGGATCCCCGTCCCGCAGGCGTTGCAATATGAACCCTTTTCTCAGAAGTATCCACGCTTAAAACAGGCCTTCTTGCAATGCCTCACGGCGATCCGCCCCGAGGATGTCACTGCCGTCGAACAGACATTAGAAAACGATGCAGAAATCCTGACGATTTTGCTGCAGTACCTGACGGAAGTGATGGTCTTTGAAGATCGTAAGCGCAACAAGCAGTTTGAAAGTTTGCTGATGCTGTTTGCCAAAGGGGATTCACTGGATGCGCGGGCGGCGGATTTTGGGGTTTTCCGGCAAACGTTAAAAAAGGGCAACCCGAATGCTTATCCACCCCAGCCTGACGAGATGGAAAGCGATCGGGACTTGCTGATCCGCGCCTTGCTGGCCCCGTTTGGATTTGGCACCACGGGCAGCCGAACCGCTTACCGGTTTCATGCCATGACATTGGGCGAACGGCCGACCATTTCGGTCGAGAAGCCACAAGCCAATGAAGTGGTCTTGCGCTACCGCTTCGCTGACGAAAGTCCGGTGGGCAAAGTGCTGGATGCGCAGGCACGTTGTGAAGCGCCGGGCACCGGTAACGTCTCCCTCTACATTTTGTCACGCGAGACGGCCGAGGGGATCCCCTCGGAGGCGCTGATCAAGGAGGTTGCGGCCTACTTGTCTCGGGATGACATTGAGCTGGAGACCGATGTCCTGTCGGTCAAAGCGCCGACGATCACCCACTATAAAATCCACGCCAAACTGTATGGTCGGCCTACGCCGGATGGACTGATTGATATCGAGCCGGTGACCGCGGCCTTGCAGGAATACGCGCAAGCCACGCACCGCCTGAACGGACGGGTAGATCTGTCGATGTTGTATTTCACCTTGCAGCAGGCACAAAGGGTGGTGCGTGTTGAATTGAGTGAGCCGGCGGCCAGCATTGTGTGTGACTACAAAACGGCGCCGTATTGTACCGGCATCAAGTTGGAGGTGGCGTATGAGTGA
- a CDS encoding phage tail protein, which translates to MSDSLPDNRTPLQSALLRLIEAELHQQEARSPTAGLFDAMCTPAQFLPALAIERGVSDWFPEDSLQARRNVTANGLVIQSKSCSRYGLMFALSALGVEAEITKTGRPYELKLVANLPDAQLDEATSRRIIARINTYKAERDIVALELVRAADVALYTAIYAESGVVSDCEPWAPALRSDDYGVYHAVVGEVYIISDSEAAIR; encoded by the coding sequence ATGAGTGACTCGCTCCCGGATAACCGCACTCCCTTGCAGTCCGCGTTGTTACGGCTGATAGAGGCCGAGTTACACCAACAAGAGGCGCGTTCACCGACTGCTGGACTCTTTGATGCCATGTGTACACCGGCCCAGTTTTTACCAGCGCTCGCCATTGAGCGTGGGGTGTCGGACTGGTTTCCGGAAGACTCACTACAAGCACGGCGTAATGTCACCGCCAATGGTTTGGTTATTCAGTCTAAAAGCTGCTCGCGCTATGGGCTGATGTTTGCCTTAAGTGCCCTGGGTGTTGAGGCGGAAATTACCAAAACCGGCCGGCCTTACGAGTTGAAGCTTGTGGCCAATTTACCCGATGCCCAGCTGGATGAGGCCACGTCACGGCGGATTATTGCACGTATTAATACCTACAAGGCCGAGCGGGATATCGTGGCTTTGGAGTTGGTTAGAGCGGCAGATGTTGCATTGTATACGGCGATTTATGCCGAGTCCGGTGTGGTGAGTGATTGTGAGCCGTGGGCTCCGGCACTGCGTTCGGATGATTATGGGGTATACCACGCAGTGGTGGGTGAGGTTTATATCATTTCAGATTCTGAGGCGGCTATCCGATGA
- a CDS encoding phage major tail tube protein, whose protein sequence is MAGAQAKLGMRVLLNGIPSMLEFEDYTSAYPKKVMEGTRGGSFVAGEHWVGIEAMKGALTLKGATPAMLSQYGLTAGALIPVTIFETFRDEDGAVIQAQEIWQMAEITAIEQSNTQMGQLRQHVINFSIKSARRLENGKTVFHVDRNANIVDLGLGNVLAAVV, encoded by the coding sequence ATGGCCGGCGCACAAGCAAAACTGGGTATGCGGGTATTGCTCAACGGTATTCCCTCAATGCTGGAGTTTGAGGATTACACCTCGGCGTACCCCAAAAAAGTGATGGAAGGCACGCGTGGCGGCTCCTTTGTGGCCGGTGAGCACTGGGTCGGTATTGAGGCGATGAAGGGGGCGCTGACCTTAAAAGGCGCGACACCCGCGATGCTATCCCAATATGGCTTAACGGCGGGGGCACTGATCCCCGTGACCATTTTTGAGACCTTCCGTGATGAAGATGGCGCGGTGATCCAAGCGCAGGAGATTTGGCAAATGGCAGAAATCACCGCCATTGAGCAGAGCAATACCCAGATGGGACAGCTACGCCAGCATGTGATCAATTTCTCCATCAAATCGGCGCGTCGTTTGGAGAACGGAAAGACCGTATTTCATGTCGATCGCAACGCCAACATTGTGGACTTGGGGCTGGGTAACGTCCTCGCCGCGGTGGTCTAA
- a CDS encoding tail fiber assembly protein yields the protein MSFAMSDKPQILRVYNLRADTHEFIGAGDAYIAPHTGLPANCTLCAPPEIPTSYVAVWDEQSQVWSLVEDHRGTTVYRTDTAEAVFIDSLGPLPENTVLQAPNGEYERWDGSQWVKDPVAEKQAQIEQANTQKNMLLRQAGERIAPLQDAVDLGMASAEETALLADLKRYRVLLSRVDTHLAPDIDWPLAP from the coding sequence ATGAGTTTTGCAATGTCGGATAAACCGCAAATATTACGGGTTTATAACTTGCGGGCAGATACCCATGAATTTATTGGTGCAGGGGATGCATATATCGCACCTCATACCGGCTTGCCGGCAAATTGTACGCTTTGTGCCCCTCCGGAGATCCCCACGTCCTATGTGGCTGTATGGGATGAGCAATCACAGGTGTGGTCACTGGTTGAGGATCATCGAGGAACTACTGTTTACCGCACAGATACGGCGGAGGCTGTATTTATTGATTCACTGGGGCCACTGCCGGAAAACACGGTATTGCAGGCACCGAATGGAGAATATGAGCGTTGGGATGGCTCTCAATGGGTAAAAGATCCGGTAGCCGAGAAGCAGGCACAAATCGAACAAGCGAATACTCAGAAAAATATGCTATTGCGGCAGGCGGGAGAGCGAATCGCACCGCTGCAGGATGCGGTGGATTTAGGCATGGCTTCTGCGGAAGAAACGGCGTTATTGGCCGATTTAAAGCGGTACCGCGTGTTGCTCAGTCGCGTAGATACCCACTTAGCCCCAGATATTGATTGGCCATTAGCGCCATAA
- the gpFI gene encoding DNA-packaging protein FI, protein MSQKEELITQLNALSEQLGRKLPVTGSLADLQQRVREAQEELAEMASAPEEAPSEDVNSFDSQAERVHVTALVTLHTDAFNAEGQPISLVLKGESCWLAPVWVPELSQRGLIQVV, encoded by the coding sequence ATGTCGCAGAAAGAGGAATTGATTACGCAATTGAATGCGCTCAGTGAGCAATTAGGGCGTAAGTTACCCGTGACGGGCTCGTTGGCTGATTTGCAGCAGCGTGTACGTGAAGCGCAGGAGGAATTGGCGGAAATGGCCAGCGCGCCGGAAGAAGCACCGAGTGAAGATGTGAACTCATTTGATTCGCAGGCTGAGCGCGTTCATGTGACCGCATTAGTGACCTTACATACCGATGCGTTCAACGCCGAAGGCCAGCCGATAAGTCTGGTGTTAAAAGGGGAGTCATGTTGGCTAGCGCCAGTGTGGGTGCCTGAGTTGAGTCAGCGTGGGCTGATTCAGGTGGTGTGA
- a CDS encoding contractile injection system protein, VgrG/Pvc8 family: protein MELKVGITPVHYCAGKGADIINSRLESFERIDASGVQSDQLTLEVNVEGLDSIPQEGAVLTWYEGYKETEVLEIGTFKITRITPRLFPRRITIVATAALFDKDDSTGFKERRSRSWDGKTLGEVFREVVEAHHLTPRVDPELDTLPLGHTDQTDETDAAFLTRIAEQYDAVAKPMDGMYVLALRGRTHTITGKEMPAVEVTVPPDNRPGCRAFINCQLDTPSRKNAGGVIAQWVDENGNLHEIKSGNPPYKRMPEPFVNKAHAEQALKGKVRKTQREASRLTLDIPGDPRVCAELPVVLDKTFPNGMAGTRSIDRVVVRGYRSGGYRMTVVATNPM, encoded by the coding sequence ATGGAGTTAAAAGTTGGGATCACCCCGGTTCATTACTGTGCGGGAAAGGGGGCTGACATCATTAATTCGCGATTAGAGTCTTTTGAGCGTATTGATGCCAGTGGTGTGCAGTCCGATCAGCTGACACTTGAGGTGAATGTCGAGGGATTGGATAGCATCCCACAGGAAGGGGCCGTACTGACATGGTATGAAGGGTACAAAGAAACTGAAGTGCTCGAAATCGGAACATTCAAAATAACGCGCATCACGCCACGGCTTTTCCCGCGCCGTATCACCATTGTGGCCACTGCTGCACTGTTTGATAAAGACGATTCGACCGGCTTTAAAGAGCGTCGCTCCCGCAGCTGGGATGGCAAAACTCTGGGGGAGGTCTTTAGGGAGGTGGTTGAAGCGCATCACCTGACACCTCGAGTCGATCCGGAATTAGATACGCTCCCGTTAGGGCATACCGATCAGACCGATGAAACTGACGCCGCATTTTTAACTCGGATTGCAGAGCAATATGATGCAGTAGCCAAGCCGATGGATGGCATGTATGTATTGGCGTTGAGAGGGCGAACTCACACCATCACGGGTAAAGAGATGCCCGCCGTAGAGGTCACGGTGCCACCGGACAATCGCCCCGGCTGTAGAGCTTTTATTAATTGCCAGCTAGATACGCCATCACGAAAAAATGCAGGAGGGGTGATAGCGCAATGGGTGGATGAGAACGGCAATCTTCACGAGATTAAAAGTGGCAATCCACCCTATAAGCGAATGCCAGAGCCCTTTGTGAATAAAGCGCATGCTGAGCAAGCCCTAAAAGGGAAGGTGAGAAAAACTCAGCGTGAAGCATCCCGATTAACGTTAGATATTCCTGGTGACCCTCGCGTGTGCGCTGAGCTTCCCGTTGTGCTGGATAAGACATTTCCCAATGGTATGGCGGGGACTCGCAGTATTGATAGGGTGGTAGTGAGAGGTTATCGCTCTGGAGGATATCGGATGACAGTTGTAGCTACAAATCCTATGTGA
- a CDS encoding tail protein X, which produces MQVIRTQAGDTLPDLMWRYLGRDDDETEALLYQLNPALYRLPRILPAGIVLQMQAPVIQRVSKQVGVWS; this is translated from the coding sequence ATGCAAGTCATCAGAACGCAAGCGGGTGATACGTTACCGGATTTGATGTGGCGTTATCTGGGCCGTGATGACGATGAAACCGAAGCCTTGCTTTACCAGTTAAATCCCGCGTTATATCGGTTGCCGCGGATTTTACCGGCCGGTATCGTATTACAGATGCAAGCACCTGTGATTCAACGCGTCAGCAAACAGGTGGGAGTATGGAGTTAA
- a CDS encoding tail fiber protein — MSKDYRGYLTQAGLNYESTAHALGKVVNIAKIGIGNGVLPDDQSPMGLTAMVNKIAEFPAKVYQDEKNPGVFVAECAIPAEHAINGTGYYINEMSAILDNGILYAYRRVSGDFKPLITSGEAKSYLYRLRFIPQNAGVVNVTIDPSVVWPTLADLKREIQRHEESRNHPEASLTEKGFVQLSSATESTSETLAATPKAVKAVRDLAAGKYTAENATTSKRGLVQLSSTTDSTSETLAATPKAVKAVHDLAAGKYTAEDATTAKRGLVQLSSALDSESEKLAATPKAINELRKRMSQAAFPISEQPLSVDLNTLGSLAHRGVYYQPANAGATTEHHYPLAEAGTLVVTPSAYGCQQEYTTFGSCRKFCRGLTGSWNGTNGPWRDWVEVGNTLPVGVPLPWPSDTPPPGYVLMQGQSFNKAQYPLLANAYPSGVLPDMRGQTIKGKPNGRAVLSLEQDGIKSHGHAASVSNTDLGSRTTSSFDYGTKTTNTTGNHQHDGIDPYSGVGANNPWRQTGTDGYGRGPSTNAAGNHAHTVYIGAHTHSISIGSHGHTVSISATGNAENTVRNIALNYMVKLA, encoded by the coding sequence ATGAGTAAAGATTATCGCGGCTACCTGACTCAGGCGGGTCTGAACTACGAAAGTACAGCACACGCTTTGGGTAAGGTCGTCAACATTGCCAAAATCGGGATTGGTAATGGCGTCCTACCGGATGACCAATCGCCGATGGGATTGACGGCCATGGTCAATAAAATTGCCGAGTTTCCGGCCAAGGTTTATCAGGATGAAAAGAACCCCGGTGTCTTTGTGGCGGAGTGCGCCATACCGGCCGAACATGCCATTAATGGCACGGGGTATTACATCAATGAGATGTCAGCCATCTTGGATAACGGCATCTTGTACGCCTATCGACGGGTGTCAGGGGACTTCAAACCGCTGATCACCTCGGGGGAAGCCAAAAGCTATTTGTACCGGCTGCGCTTCATTCCCCAGAATGCTGGCGTGGTGAATGTCACTATCGATCCGTCTGTGGTGTGGCCGACGTTGGCGGATTTGAAGCGAGAAATTCAACGCCATGAAGAAAGCCGCAACCACCCTGAGGCGTCATTGACGGAGAAGGGCTTTGTGCAGCTGAGCAGCGCCACAGAGAGTACCTCAGAGACACTCGCCGCAACACCCAAGGCGGTGAAAGCGGTGCGTGACTTGGCCGCAGGCAAATACACGGCAGAGAATGCCACTACGAGTAAGCGTGGTCTGGTTCAGCTAAGTAGTACGACTGATAGCACGTCCGAGACACTAGCGGCAACGCCGAAAGCGGTGAAGGCCGTTCACGACTTAGCGGCAGGTAAATATACCGCTGAGGATGCGACGACCGCTAAACGTGGTTTGGTTCAACTCTCCAGCGCTCTCGACAGTGAGAGTGAGAAGCTCGCCGCTACCCCAAAAGCGATTAATGAACTGCGTAAACGCATGAGTCAGGCCGCTTTCCCAATTAGTGAGCAGCCGCTATCGGTCGATTTAAATACCTTGGGCTCTCTGGCTCATCGAGGCGTGTATTACCAGCCGGCGAATGCAGGGGCGACAACCGAACACCATTATCCGTTAGCGGAGGCCGGCACATTGGTTGTGACACCTTCGGCCTATGGATGTCAGCAGGAATACACCACCTTTGGTTCATGCCGTAAATTTTGCCGTGGCTTAACGGGAAGTTGGAACGGCACAAATGGGCCATGGCGCGATTGGGTTGAAGTTGGCAATACCTTGCCTGTTGGAGTGCCATTGCCGTGGCCATCGGATACGCCACCTCCGGGTTATGTACTGATGCAGGGACAAAGTTTTAATAAGGCGCAGTATCCATTGCTGGCGAATGCATATCCGTCAGGTGTATTGCCCGATATGCGTGGACAAACCATTAAAGGGAAACCTAATGGGCGTGCGGTACTGAGCTTAGAGCAAGATGGCATCAAATCTCACGGACACGCCGCCAGTGTATCGAATACTGACTTAGGCAGTAGAACAACCAGTTCTTTTGATTACGGTACTAAAACCACAAACACCACCGGGAATCACCAACATGACGGGATTGACCCCTATTCTGGTGTAGGTGCGAACAATCCATGGCGACAAACAGGTACAGATGGGTATGGCAGAGGCCCTAGCACCAATGCGGCAGGGAACCATGCGCATACAGTTTATATCGGCGCGCATACACACAGCATCAGCATTGGTTCGCATGGTCACACTGTGAGTATCAGTGCCACGGGTAACGCAGAAAACACGGTAAGAAACATCGCATTAAATTACATGGTGAAATTAGCATGA
- a CDS encoding phage baseplate assembly protein V: MTPTHISRFCEVTMHDALDQIIAMRLAPLLDRIALLEAQIESGRRRANNAILLGRIQSVSGHRCTVVVGKNTTPPIKWFSAAAGDVAHYRQPSVGETTLLLNYGAGDNLQGCIALVGIDSDDFPFPTDNPDWVYTQIAQSYLYWDKAVGKLVIHAPGGVEFVDTPYVRNVHGELGDQVRNLSDDRTIYNSHRHPHGEPMVGAVSHTQ; this comes from the coding sequence ATGACCCCAACGCATATCAGCCGCTTCTGTGAGGTGACTATGCATGATGCGTTAGATCAGATTATCGCGATGCGCCTTGCCCCCTTATTAGATCGGATTGCCTTGCTCGAGGCGCAGATTGAGTCTGGGCGGCGCCGCGCGAATAATGCGATTTTGCTCGGGCGTATTCAGTCAGTATCGGGTCACCGTTGTACCGTGGTGGTCGGTAAAAATACGACGCCACCGATCAAATGGTTTTCCGCCGCGGCGGGGGATGTGGCGCATTACCGCCAGCCCTCCGTGGGGGAAACCACGCTACTGCTCAATTACGGTGCCGGTGATAACTTGCAAGGCTGCATTGCCTTAGTCGGTATTGATTCTGACGACTTCCCGTTTCCCACCGATAACCCCGATTGGGTGTATACCCAGATAGCGCAGAGTTACCTGTATTGGGATAAAGCGGTCGGGAAATTGGTTATCCATGCCCCAGGCGGGGTGGAGTTCGTCGATACGCCCTATGTGCGCAATGTACATGGTGAGCTCGGCGATCAGGTTCGCAACCTGTCAGACGATCGCACTATCTATAATTCACACCGTCACCCACACGGTGAGCCGATGGTGGGGGCGGTCAGTCACACGCAATGA
- a CDS encoding phage tail protein — protein MAQYVFGDFLFSERDDSPLYSLSRSADGGWIEVELLNRLPMQQQTGRKLDQITLRGLWFGSKGQQSYDKLLAIREEGKPRTLVRSDGTNLGRFTLVSIDFQGDRMVHNGICMVQEIALTLKEFSDPNIKKQERNNASHQNASG, from the coding sequence ATGGCGCAATACGTGTTTGGCGATTTCTTATTTAGTGAGCGGGATGATAGCCCGCTTTACTCACTCAGCCGCAGTGCTGACGGTGGTTGGATAGAAGTGGAATTACTTAACCGGTTACCGATGCAGCAACAAACGGGGCGGAAGCTGGACCAAATTACCTTACGGGGTCTTTGGTTTGGTTCTAAGGGTCAGCAGAGCTACGACAAGTTATTGGCCATCCGCGAGGAAGGTAAACCGCGCACGTTAGTCCGTAGCGATGGCACCAACTTGGGACGCTTTACGCTGGTTAGCATTGATTTTCAGGGCGATAGGATGGTGCATAACGGTATTTGCATGGTGCAAGAAATCGCTCTCACCTTGAAAGAGTTCAGTGACCCGAACATCAAAAAACAGGAGCGCAATAATGCAAGTCATCAGAACGCAAGCGGGTGA